A window of Glycine soja cultivar W05 chromosome 2, ASM419377v2, whole genome shotgun sequence genomic DNA:
CTAGTGATATCCCCATTACCCAACACAACCATAGTCCTTTTGTTAGGACATTGGGAGGCAATATGACCTTTTCCCAAAcacttaaaacatttaatagaaCTCACCTTTGATAAAGTGGGAGTAGgattagaattatttttaccaagggAAACACCTTTTTCATGAGATTTGAATGAAGATCTTCCATCCTTcttgaatgtctccttatctGTCCAAGTTGAAGAGCCACAGGGGGACTTCTTGTATGTTTGCTTTCTCTTTAATTGCTGCTCCACCTTGATAGCTTGATGAATGAGATCTTCCAAAGAGGCAAAGTGGTGCAACTCTACAATGTCTTGAATCTCCCTATTGAGACCATGTAAAAACCTAGCCATGGTGGCCTCTTGAGACTCCTCAATTTGAGCCCTAATCAAGGAAATCTCCATCTCTTTGTAATACTCATCCACACTCATATTTCCTTGAATTAGTCTTTGGAGCTTGTTGTGAAGGTCTCTCCCATAATAGGACGGCACAAatctctctctcaaaactctcttcatGTCTTGCCAAGTATTAATCAAAGGCCTTTTCATCCTCTCAACATCACTCCTCATTTGATTCAACCACACTAAGGCATATCCCTCAAACTCCAGGAAGGccaatttgatctttttctcttcattgtAGTTGTAGCAAGCAAAGACttgttcaaccttcatctcCCACTCAAGATACACTTCTGGATCACAAGTCCCTTTAAAAGTAGGGATCTTCACCTTCTCCCCCTCAATCCCTTCCTCTCTTTGTCTACCTCCATATCTTCTATGATTTCTTCTCTCCTTATACCTCTCATTCCTCCATCTTCCCTCATCCTCTTCATACCCCTCATCTTCTCCATGAGAAGAATTAGATGATCTTACCTCTCTTCTTTGCTCTATATTTTCAATCCTCACACTTAAAGATTCACTACTCCTATGTATTCTTCCCAAACTCTCCTCGTTCTTTTTTCTCATTCTCTCCGTCCTTTCTTCTTTGTCATAACTCATTCTTCTCATTTGATCACCAAGTTTAATCATCTCCGCCATGAGCCTTGCGGTTTTTGGAGATGGTGGAGTAGCATCTCCACTTGTAGAAGCCATACCTACAAGAAAAATTAGtgcacaaacaaaaaatagaatataaccTCACCACTTaacttagtgtttcactcaagttcacttgtgtatcactctttcaaGGCTTGTTCTTTTATAATATGCACTCTCGTCTTTTACCACTCTTGCTTCTTTTAAGTTCTTATGAAGAACCTTCAAGCTCAAAATCAAGAAGTATTCAATGCGAAATATTTCATAAATCAAAACTCAAATCAAGAAGCCAAGAAAATAAATACTCTAAGACAAAACTAAGGAATTTGAAAGACaagcaaaaataatgaaaggaaTACTCAAAAGGAATGCCAAGGAAGACAAACTAAAAGACTCTAGAATGAAGAAAAGGATTGTCCAAAAATTGAACTATATTATATGTAAATAACCAACaagacacaattttttttttttgagatagAAGTATGTAAAAACAAGAAAGACTCTAAatgcatattttgtttttttttttgcattttttttcgtttttttatcTCTGCACTTTTTTTGGCAcacaattcaaatttgaatgcAAATATGTGATTGGGAAAATCTAAATCTAGACTATAATAGaattttgcctccaaatatgaaaaattggatttctttcttttttttacttctttctttcctttttttgcacTAATTTGAATACTATAtttataaagaaagaagataaaaagatataGATACTAGATATAGTTTATAAAAGAAAGATAGActcaaagaaataaaacaaaggaagatgaaataataatatagagttaaacaaaaaaaaaatgatagaacaaaAAGGAGGAAACACATGAAACGAAAAAACACAAAGGATAGATAACACCTGATTTCAAGAACCAAAGCTCTGGTACCAATTGATGGAATCCTGATCTGCGGATCCAATTTTTAGCATCAGCAAACTAGGGAACCAATTTGGGGCTCTATGAAATTggggaaaataaaatgaaaaaatggaaTTAGAGAAGGAGATAGAAAGAACAACACCACAATCTTGGAAGATTGATAAGTTGAGGATGATtcgccacaaaaaataaaattctttgataagaacCTAAGATTTCATACAAGAACTAAGAGAGACACTCTCTTAACTGTGTCTAAtctaaaaatttcataaaaactgtCAACAAGGTGTTTAAGGAGTCTATTTATAACTCCTACTAATAATCCTAAATTAGGTCCAAGGCCCAATAACTAATCTACTAATTAAAAGACTCGaaagtaataatataaaaggTAGCAGCCTATTACAAGTCAAAAAATATGCccaaaaataaatcttattctaaaagtttgctaaaataaatgaactttacttcttcttctctttcctccATGAGAGAATTTAGTCTCTTGTCAATCTCTTCTTGAGATCTCTTACTCCTTGCTCAAGTGATTGGTTCATCCATGCTGAGTCCACCTAAGCCAAACTCTTCCTCCTTGGATAGTCCTCTATCAATATTTGTCCAAAAAATCGCACTATGGCCGTGGTAAAATCTACCATAGTTGTGGTCAAAAGTGACACAGAAGTTCTGGGGCATTGTAAATTGATTACGACTCCCATGGTTGACCAGAACTCTTATGAATTGACCATAACTGTAGTGAGTTTACCATGACCGTTGTCGGATCGTTGACGTTGTTCTAGAGGGATGTTGTCATCATGGTAAATGTACCACGACCATGATTAAGAGCAAAGtcttcaaatcttcataaaactatacaatttttaattcttttacttAATTGAGTAGTTGTACTTCTGCAATACAAAACTAGTGTTCAAACATGAGTTTTTGCCTAGAAAATGTATGCAAAATGACACAAAATATCACTCAAACATGAGTTttgttcctttgtttttttttaaaaaaaattagctgCAATTTTAAACTTGTCGATATGTGAAAACTACTTTTTAGCAGTTTTAATCTAGCATAAATTGTAAAATTGACATGTGTtcacaattcattcatgtgtcccTAATTAACACGATTTTTGTTTTAGAAGGAAGGACTTAATTGAAATAGTTTTAACAATTATAGACCAAATTGaaccatttaataattaaaagaccacaataaaaataaaaaataaattagagaatcataaaacattaatttaccaaaaataaaagagaagggTTTCCCTATCGTAATTTATTCGGTGTTAGTTGAGGTTAAACAAACTATAGTGCCTTAATGTACTTGAATGATATGATTCAACACCCAACTTACCGGACAATGCTACAAGAAAGGTGACACTACATTAAAAGCTAAATCATAATGAACAAGTTCATTAATCACATTGTAGCATCCATCAAATTGATGTCACATAAATATCTCTTGTAGTGTTGGTTTGACCGATGCTAGTTGGAAGTTAATTTAAACTATCAACTACATTAATATACTAACATCTATGTAACATCGTCGTGACTGATGCTAAGTACAATTAAATAGATGTTGAATATtatcatatatgtttttttaaagtaatagtGTAATTTGTAAAGTTGTCTTAGCTTTGGGCCAACTTGGTTGATGTTATTAGCGTCTATGTCAAAATTGACACTAAGGGTGCGTTTGATTTGCTAAAAAATAAGGGATTGGACAACACAAAATAAAGAATTATGGACTGGTCAAATACCCAAAAAGTTGTAACTTACTAAAGCCCGATACAACTTTTAATTTTGCCTAGTGtctaacaaaagtaaaaatataatattattcctATTTTCTGACTTTTCATTATTCcacacctttttttatttttccatgtGCGTCTCCTTCTCTAAACCTCCATCTCCAAACATTAAAAACCTCACCATCCTCCTCTCCACCATGCCAGAGCTCTCCCAATTCACTTCTATCCTCGCCTCCGCCATGCCCCTCGTTGCAGATCTCTCAGAACTTTCCTCGCTCTCCATTCTAGTTGTTCGCAACGTCTACCTCGCTACTGACAATCACCTCTCCCCAACCACCCTCGCCGACATCCTTCGCTACCACATCCTCCTTTAGTTCCTCCCCCCCTCCGACAAGCTCATCACCATGTTCCTTGAAACCACCGACCGCATCCACGACAACTTCGGCTCCATGAACCTCACCCACGACTTCTAATTTGGCATCATCTCAATCCATTCCCCTGCACTGTACTCTCCCTCCAGCGCCACCATCCTCTCCTTCATAAAGAAGCACGATGACACTAGAAAACCACTCAATGTCGCTGCCCTGTGACAGATCGCGCTAAACTTATTCCTCGTCAGTAGCGACACGTCGTTAGTGGTGCTAAGCTGGTTCTTCTGGCTTGTCATGAACCACCTCGCCGTTGAAGAGAAGATCCTCGCGAAGCTAACGATGGTGCTTACTTCCACTGGTGGCAGCGACCAGCAGCGCTGGGCAGAGGAGGTAGTGGACTTCGAAGAAACCTATTTACTTAAAAACAACATTAGTCAAAATGctgtataataataaattttatgttaaataataaaaataatttaaaaagtttcaaaatCTTGTTCTGTATCTTTTTCTAGTGCAAACCCAACATTACACAGTACAAAGGGTATTATagcaaaatttatattattttatataatacataAGCACATCAAACAAAATACAACACAAAATTACTTGTATTGTGCATCGACTACCAAACAACATACAGTACAAAAAATTGTCATGTAACGCAGCTACTTGTCTAATATTGTTCTGTCCTTTTAACAAATCAAATGCACCTTAAGATATGGATGTTGTTTCAACATTTTTCTTATAGTGAAACTACACATTTACATGGTCTAAcaataccaaaattaaaaaataaaggtcgGTTAAATCAGCAAATTAATGTGTagtaaagaaatagaaaatgttaAATGTACCAATTACATGTTCTAATGACACATACTTTGTGATAGTCATTGATAACttaaaaaaggaataaatatttttttaaaggtaaAATGTTAGTGGTTAATTTGTTAAGTTTTGTTAATGAGAGATTCAAATTCGccatttttctctctcattctccCTTCAACCACCGAATCCGCCTTATGACTCCCTAATAAatgctttattttaaaaataaaataaaaaaatcggtAGGAAAAGCTTTtgttttattcaatattttaagaatTGGACCGGTGATTAAGCTCGTGAAGATATTCTTTCAAGATTCAATGGGCTAATCTTACTTATActgattttacatattttagtattatataatattttaagtaaaaaaaaataatataaaatttcttagTTGGACCAGTTGAATTGGTTAGTCTTATATGATTTTCAAAACGATAGTTTAGTTTCTTTTCGACACCATTCTATTTATACCACAAAGTATAATTCAACACTTCCAAGAAACAGGGTCAAAGCGGTTTTTGACTTCTAGCCACCTAAGATTTCAGGGATTAATTTATCGTTACTTGTAATTTTAAGGACGATTTTAGTAAattatccaattaaattttatagtataAAATGTAAGTTTCAATGGTTCTTGAAtcggaaattttttttattagattgtctttcttttttaatatttattatatatattttttaattcaaaaattgttattttttattatttttttagttttcccTAGAATTTTAGCGTTAGTTACCTTTTAAACtttctatttatattaatttcatgtcacaaatactaatattttcatttttttcatgttattaAATATAAGTTGCATTAGTTTGAATAAAACTTAACTTGAATTCCTTTAATAATGTTTCAAGTTCGAACTTTGTGAATACAAAAAATGTTGTTAGAAGAAAATATCTTACTAAAAGGAACTAGTCagattttttagtaaaaattaataatgaataaaattggTGAATATTTTACACGAAATCCAAAAATATAATCTACTTATTTTTGTagctatttatttaaattaattattcatattttctaataagtataaataattaatcaattaatatttcaaagtttaatttaatttaaactatatatatatatattaaataaaatagttgatatttatttttaccttcatcaaaattatatataaaatgattttatatacacacacacacacatatatatatatatatatatatatatatatatatatatatatattaaactatatatatattcttatccttgaaaatgattttaagTAACTAAAAgtaggaaaaattattttaaaaaataaagtatttagtATTCCTTTATATAtcttaaatcatatatattttattttttcataaaagttTTCCAATTCAAGCtgtttaaaatttacaatttagaGATAATGTTAACAAATTAAACCCATAAATAAGACAAAAGAGTAAcaaatcaataatatattatgtatactatttttcttttatccttCATGGATCACATGCCTTTATTAATTTCCAttat
This region includes:
- the LOC114375240 gene encoding uncharacterized protein LOC114375240; protein product: MASTSGDATPPSPKTARLMAEMIKLGDQMRRMSYDKEERTERMRKKNEESLGRIHRSSESLSVRIENIEQRREVRSSNSSHGEDEGYEEDEGRWRNERYKERRNHRRYGGRQREEGIEGEKVKIPTFKGTCDPEVYLEWEMKVEQVFACYNYNEEKKIKLAFLEFEGYALVWLNQMRSDVERMKRPLINTWQDMKRVLRERFVPSYYGRDLHNKLQRLIQGNMSVDEYYKEMEISLIRAQIEESQEATMARFLHGLNREIQDIVELHHFASLEDLIHQAIKVEQQLKRKQTYKKSPCGSSTWTDKETFKKDGRSSFKSHEKGVSLGKNNSNPTPTLSKVSSIKCFKCLGKGHIASQCPNKRTMVVLGNGDITSASSSSSSSSSSDSESECDVQPLEGDLLMVRRLMENVWVVAASQRLIEKLALKTFPHPRPYKIQWLSENGELVVDRQVLIYFSIGKYVDEIMFDVVPMEASHLLLGRPWQYDRDVVHIGVTNKFSFVHKGQKVTLKPLSPSEVKEEKVQKATDDSLSEVSLTSIRGQILPKKEGMIDDYPRRKSLT